The genomic region GGTCCAGAATTTGACATTCCCTTAGTTACTGAAGACAAAAGCACGAAAGCACCAATTCTATCTGGGTAACGTCCGATAGAAACGTCATTCCCAGGGTTGGTCGTGTATTGATATTGATCAACGATATTTCCAGCCGCATCAAACAAAACGATATAATCGCCCGAGTTGTTTAAAAAAGTATTTATCTCAATATAAGGGTAAGTTGGGTTATCAATATTTAAATTGGTTAATAGTTTTTTATGACTACCAATATCATTGGTAAAATCAGTGTCGTCATCGAGCCAATAAGATTTAAGGTAGTCGGCACTGGCTGAGGCATTGTAAAACTCAACCCATTCTGTTGAAGAATCTGGTACAAATTCATTAATGGCAATATCATTGCTAGCCAGAACTTTTTGAGAAAAAAGAAAAGAAAAAGCTAGAAAAAAGAAAAGAACGCTAATAAAAAAAGTCAACCATTTGAAACCTATCATCTTCTCTTTCTCTGATACTATGATTTAAATCATGATATCAGGACTAGAAGGGTTTTGACTGGCGTTTGGTTTTAAGCTCCTGATTTAAATAGCGCCAGGTCGCACTTCCCTTTCCTTTACTCACGACTTCCGTTAACGACTCTCCGACTTTTGCCAGAAAATCTTTGACTTGTTCTTCTTTTAGGATTTTATTAATAATTTTTTGATAACCCTCTCCGCCGTATTTTCTCATCATGCTTACCTTGGCAACGGTCGTTAGACTCACGCGTAAAATCCTACTGATTTGTCTAAATTCATATTTCTTTTCCAGAAGGAAGGCAATCGCCAGTCTTTTGGAAAGCATAATCTGTTCGGCCGGGGAAAGAAAATCTTTGATAAACTGCTTGGCTTCGTCACCGGTTTTAATCTCAACCAGGCTCTTAAAAAAGATGTCTAAAATTCTTTGGTAAACATTGTCCGTAATCGGATATTTAGAGACTTGTGTCATTTATCTATCACCTGCTTTCATGATTTAAATCATAGTATCAGAAAATAATAAGAAATTTTACTGGACGTGCAGATAAAAA from Patescibacteria group bacterium harbors:
- a CDS encoding lamin tail domain-containing protein, with protein sequence MIGFKWLTFFISVLFFFLAFSFLFSQKVLASNDIAINEFVPDSSTEWVEFYNASASADYLKSYWLDDDTDFTNDIGSHKKLLTNLNIDNPTYPYIEINTFLNNSGDYIVLFDAAGNIVDQYQYTTNPGNDVSIGRYPDRIGAFVLLSSVTKGMSNSGPISTPTPTLTPTPTPTPTPTPSPSPTMKPTATPKPTVTPKPTATPTPKPTLSVTPTPTGQILITGASTSSALLAENTASSAGTVAGLLTENPATASSLSTQPKTNNLPKILLSLAGLAIVGMVGSAFWLRRKEDIISS
- a CDS encoding trp operon repressor, producing MTQVSKYPITDNVYQRILDIFFKSLVEIKTGDEAKQFIKDFLSPAEQIMLSKRLAIAFLLEKKYEFRQISRILRVSLTTVAKVSMMRKYGGEGYQKIINKILKEEQVKDFLAKVGESLTEVVSKGKGSATWRYLNQELKTKRQSKPF